TCTCGTGGTAAACAGGTATACCAGACTGAACAGAAAATTCGTTTATAATACCGATAACGCGGCAATTATCTTCAAAACTGAAAAAATCTTTTCCTGTATGTGAGTTAACAAACGCCGGACGCAGCGCTTCAATATCATCCAGGTTCGATCTTAATTGGTCAATATATTGATCCGTCGTTTCCAGCTTTGGCGGCAGCCATTGCTGCGCTACAAAAACGAGCCCTTCATCTTTAAGCGCCCGCGCTATTTCTCCAGCCTTGCTGCCTGTTGAGCATACATTTACTTCCGCGCCGGAATACCCATCTCTTTCCAGTTCATTAATAAACGAAAGGTTAGGGTCTTTTTGCCCCCAGCAGGTTTTTATAAAGTTTATTTGGAATTGCATAGCATGCCTGAACTCAGGCATTAAAATTATACATATTACTGCACAAAAATGACTAAGACCAGGATATAAACTTTATTGCATCAGCGGTTATAAACAATAATTGTCTTATATCTTTTATGAGAGGCAATAGGCAGCGTTATCAGGAACGTTGGCATTGAAAAAAGTCCCACGGTAACTGCCGTTTTTCTTATTGGGCTGCTATAAGGAAGAAATACGCACGAAAGGCCTGTTATAGCTGTCGCCGCACTAATAATTGAGATGTTCGCATAAATTCGCGATGCCCTTGCTTTTCGCAGCGCCAAGGGGTTGTCCCGCACGCTTTCGATAAGGTTCCTGCCGTTTAAGTCAATGATCTCAGGCTGATCTGCTTTTTGGAGATAATAATTGTAGACCGCATGCGACGCGTGTGTTTGCATGTTGTATGATCTGCCCGCATAACGCCTTAACAGCATTAATTTACCGTAATATACGCCATCGTAAAGGTTGCCATCTTTAACGCCATAATAAGCCTGACCCTGTTTTATTGCACTTATATTGGTAAGCGTGACCCCTCCCGTGTCTGCCGTTACCGAGCCAGTACGTATACTTACAGATGATGTATTAATGCGTTTCCCATCGTTTGTGACAATGTAATTCGAGGTTTTATCTTTTATCCCCTGTGTAACTAAATGGGGGCTACACGACGCGAATAAGAAAAGACTCAGTAATAGAGGCAGGTAAATTTTCTTCATATTTTGTGAAATGACCAGGTTGTTAAAAATATCATGAGCACAAAGGTAGTTAAATTACCGCCGGGGTTACAAGAAGCAGGCGGCTAATCGAAAAAGCCTTCAGACTTTCATCTAAAGGCTTTTGACTTTTCGGTGCTCCTTAAACTATGGCTTAAACTCTTTTATGGATGATTTGCGCTTCTATTACATACCTGTTTTTATTTTAAAAATGGTTTGTAGTCAGCAAGGCGTTTAAGCAACATTTTATTATTTGCAACTATTTTTGCCTTTTCCTTTTCGCCCGCGCGAACAATGATGTACCCGTACGGCGCTTTTCTTTCTCCCAGGAACATTGCCTCCGGGTTAATCAAAACCGGGCCGTCTTGTTGGCCGTCCGGTATGTTACCTATATCTTTATTTGTTAAATAAGGGGCATAAAACATGTAGTGCGGCATCTGCATCGTAACCACCTTATGCTCCGAGGGGGTGGCGGGGTAAACACGCATTACCGGCGCCAGCATGTATGAAATGCCGGGGCGCGACGGTGCTTTATACATTCCTTTTTTAATCCTGTCGATTATAATGTTTCGAACTTCAAGGGCAGTAAATCTACCGGACGCCCGCATAGCCGCCGCCGCCTCGTAAACGGGGAAAATCGCGCGGGCGCCTTCCGCATCGTAACTAATAGCAGTATAAATATCATTTCTGAATTCGGCCCACTCCCACGCTGTTCGTGTAACAAAGCAAATAAAACCGTTAAATCCTTTACGGGACATATAATAACCTTTCGCGGGGTCCAGCAAATAAACCGTAGCGCCGGGACGTAGTTGCGGAGGCAGCGCACTTAGCGCATAGTCGGTTTCCAGGTCTGTGGGCATTTTCTCCAGCCTGGGGGTCGCATTTTGCGCGTAGCTTTGTACGGCAATAAACAATGAGACAAAGAGGGAAAAGGTTCGCATATTCATCTATTTTAGGGTTTAATTATAATAGGTGAGTTACCAGGTTTAATTGGGTTTAGAAAGGGGCATAACTGACAATTTTGGGGTGCGTTTGCGACAGCCAAAAAATCATTTATGTATTGACATGCAATAAGTTATAACCTGCAGGAACGTATATGGCCTTCATCCTTCTGTTCGTAAAAGGTTTTGATGAAGGTGATTTGGAGCCGCATGAGATGGCTGATCTTAGGCATTAAGCGTGCCTACTAATACGAAAAGCCTTTAGACATTCATCCAAAGGCTTTCCCTTTTCAGTGGTCCCGACGAGAATCGAACTGTATTCCCAAATCGCTGACTTTCAATATTTTGTAGCGGGCTAAATTACGTACTCACCGAATTACTCACCGCTTTTTTGATACAGATTAAATGCAAATCTTAAGATATAAAGATAGGTTATTCATGGGGTTTTCACAAGGAAAAGCGGTTCAAAAATCAATCATTTGTAAGTTGAAAAGGAGATAATGATCCCCCGTTATTTAATGAAAGTTGATAAAGATCCAAAGCCTTCCCGCTGTTTACATTGATGATTTTATGGTAACCATTGTCTGGAAGCTGAATCTTCCATTTTTGATTATTACCGCCACTATAATCCCACAATCAACGTTGCCGCCGTTGCTGCCACTCCATCCAATCGCAAAATGTTTCTCAGACCTTGGCCTAAATGGAGGTCACTCCTTCCCGGTATTTCCGGGAACAAAGGTATACCGGGTTAAAAAAAGGCAGTGTCTACATTGATAATATTAATAGTTTAAATATTAACCACAGGTAAATTTACTATAAACAATAGTTAATTTTCAATCGAATGGCAATTATTGCTCAGCACTTGTGGTATATCGTACCTTTAATAACGCTCACCTTTATGACGAAAAAATTAGTGCCCGATGGTCGTGGCTGTTGTGACGGAATTGAGGATCGAAAAAGTCGGATTTAGATAAAATAAAGTCTATTTAACACAATGATTTTAAAAGGAGGTGGGAATATTTTTGTATTGACCAATTTTAACTAGACTAGTGGTTCGAAACTTAAAATAAGGCGCGCTTTACATTATAATTATAAACGTGAACGTTAGTGTCATTCAACACTCACTCTTCCGCGTAATTTTGTTAGCACGTTATGGTTTAAAAACTGACTTGACTACATAGGCCCAAATTTAAATTAATGACCCTACTACAAAAAAAGAGCATTGTATTCATACAATTATTTGTAAGCATATCATTTGTTGCAGTTTACAGCAGCGGATTATGTCAACAAATGTCTGGTCAAATTAAAAATCCGGATTTCGAAGCTTCCACGATAAAACCCTGGACAAGCGTGGGAAATAGCCCCGTTCTATCTGCTATAATCCCTTATGAAGGGAAGCAATCAATAGAGTTACGTTCGGGGACATTAATTCGGCAGCAAGTCTCTCTAAAGCCACTGTCGCATTATAGACTGACTGCCTGGCTTAAAACAGCAAGCGGTTCGGGCGATGTACGGCTTAACGTCCATGGATTGGGCCCGCATGACGCCAGTGTTGCCAGCGCTATGGCGGCCTGGACGCAAGTGAATGTTGACGTTTTTACCGGGGCCGGCCGGCAAAATGCAACAATTGAAATAGAGAATCCGGAAAATGCCGGAAAAAACAGCGCATGGGCGGATGGGCTGCAACTGGAATTTATGGGGACCTATATTCCCAAAAAAATAGCTGGAATATCCCCTCCAAAAATTAGGAACCCCAAAACAGACATGGGCCTCACCCAACAGCCCAATAAAACCATGGACTGGCTACTCGATGCAAAATTTGGCATGTTCATCCATTGGGGATTGTATGCAGGCCCTGGTAAAGGAGAGTGGTATATGGAAAATGGTGGAGATTGGAATGCAGGAAAAGGCATGTTACCGGAAGAATATCGGAAATTTGCCTATCCGGAAAGCGGTGATGTTTACTTTGCCGCTGATAAATTTAACGCAGACGACTGGGCATCTTTGGCCAGGGATGCAGGAATGAAGTATATGATGATGGTGACCATGCATCATGATGGTTATGCCCTTTTTAACACAAAAGCGCGGGATGCCTTTTCCAGCAAACAGACCCACAATCGTGACTTTGTTGCCGAGTATGTAAAATCATGCAGGAAATATGATTTAAGGGTCGGTCTCTATAAAACTTTAATTAACTGGCGATACCCCGGTTATTATGATATTGACGGCACCGACTGCAAGCCAAACAAATTTGGATACACCACTGATCCGGCTCATAAAGAAAATGCCCGCCGATTGAAAGCAGACCTGTATG
Above is a window of Mucilaginibacter ginsenosidivorans DNA encoding:
- a CDS encoding RICIN domain-containing protein yields the protein MWDYSGGNNQKWKIQLPDNGYHKIINVNSGKALDLYQLSLNNGGSLSPFQLTND
- a CDS encoding alpha-L-fucosidase; the encoded protein is MTLLQKKSIVFIQLFVSISFVAVYSSGLCQQMSGQIKNPDFEASTIKPWTSVGNSPVLSAIIPYEGKQSIELRSGTLIRQQVSLKPLSHYRLTAWLKTASGSGDVRLNVHGLGPHDASVASAMAAWTQVNVDVFTGAGRQNATIEIENPENAGKNSAWADGLQLEFMGTYIPKKIAGISPPKIRNPKTDMGLTQQPNKTMDWLLDAKFGMFIHWGLYAGPGKGEWYMENGGDWNAGKGMLPEEYRKFAYPESGDVYFAADKFNADDWASLARDAGMKYMMMVTMHHDGYALFNTKARDAFSSKQTHNRDFVAEYVKSCRKYDLRVGLYKTLINWRYPGYYDIDGTDCKPNKFGYTTDPAHKENARRLKADLYEQVKELVTNYGKIDIIFWDGGWINQQGSDADAANFWESGKYQSSDNKWPVDPYIRDFDGKTQKPLGLMGMVRKYQPDVIVNPRSGWYGDFKSEEGGNPITGPVRTEEIWEKCMSIGPGWGYTPGQADSSLVMNLAQIKRMLSDCVIRNMSLLLNVGPDRHGQISMAEQHVLRETGKWLTKVGEAVYGTRGGPWDPKDGQYGYAYKGKYIYVYLLNGFKEKEFVLPALNKGQKVVGIYSLSEGNAVQFKSQADGTTILKNVKGTDPDVTVLAVHLNQNVFP